A DNA window from Halococcus salifodinae DSM 8989 contains the following coding sequences:
- the pan2 gene encoding proteasome-activating nucleotidase Pan2, producing MSHSPSLPDRPRLDLDPELTDAEQVSALDEHLAEIAQVHDELAERLDDAEARREELESEAGRLQRENETLKTSSLYVATVEELTDEGAIVRQHGNNQEVLTEISPTLEEEIGNGDRVAVNDSFSVQQTLSSETDARAQAMQVDTRPQVTYGDIGGIDDQIREVREAVELPLKSPERFDTVGIEPPTGVLLHGPPGTGKTMLAKAVANGTDATFIKMAGSELVRKFIGEGARLVRDLFELANEHEPAVIFIDELDAVAAKRTDSKTSGDAEVQRTMMQLLNEMDGFDERGDVSIIAATNRFDMLDPAILRPGRFDRLIEVPEPDAEGREQIFQIHTRGTTLDDDVDFEALAELTAGRSGAEIESLATEAGMFAIREERTEVEMDDFEAALEKVTDDDTAAEPIAFH from the coding sequence ATGTCACACAGCCCGTCCCTCCCGGACCGTCCCCGGCTCGATCTCGACCCCGAACTCACGGACGCCGAGCAGGTGTCGGCGCTCGACGAGCATCTCGCGGAGATCGCGCAGGTCCACGACGAGCTGGCCGAGCGACTCGACGACGCCGAGGCGCGCCGCGAGGAGCTCGAGAGCGAGGCGGGGCGGCTCCAGCGCGAGAACGAGACGCTCAAAACCTCCTCGCTGTACGTCGCCACGGTCGAGGAGCTGACCGACGAGGGTGCGATCGTGCGCCAGCACGGCAACAACCAGGAGGTGCTGACCGAGATCTCTCCGACGCTCGAAGAGGAGATCGGCAACGGTGATCGGGTTGCGGTCAACGATTCGTTCAGTGTGCAGCAGACCCTGTCGAGCGAGACCGACGCGCGCGCCCAGGCGATGCAGGTCGATACCCGCCCGCAGGTCACCTACGGCGACATCGGCGGGATCGACGACCAGATCCGCGAGGTACGCGAGGCCGTCGAACTCCCCCTGAAGAGCCCCGAACGGTTCGATACCGTGGGGATCGAGCCGCCGACCGGCGTGTTGCTCCACGGCCCGCCGGGCACGGGCAAGACGATGCTCGCGAAGGCGGTCGCGAACGGCACCGACGCCACCTTCATCAAGATGGCGGGCTCGGAGCTCGTCCGAAAGTTCATCGGCGAGGGCGCACGCCTCGTCCGGGACCTGTTCGAGCTCGCGAACGAGCACGAACCTGCCGTGATCTTCATCGACGAGCTCGACGCGGTCGCCGCCAAACGCACCGACTCGAAGACCTCTGGCGACGCCGAGGTCCAGCGCACGATGATGCAGCTGCTGAACGAGATGGACGGGTTCGACGAGCGCGGTGACGTCTCGATCATCGCCGCGACGAACCGCTTCGACATGCTCGATCCTGCGATCCTCCGGCCCGGCCGGTTCGACCGGCTCATCGAGGTTCCCGAACCCGACGCCGAGGGTCGCGAACAGATCTTCCAGATCCACACCCGCGGGACGACCCTCGACGACGACGTCGACTTCGAAGCACTCGCCGAACTGACCGCGGGACGGAGCGGCGCGGAGATCGAGAGTCTCGCGACCGAGGCCGGGATGTTCGCGATCCGCGAGGAGCGCACCGAGGTCGAGATGGACGACTTCGAGGCGGCCCTGGAGAAAGTCACGGACGACGACACCGCGGCCGAGCCGATCGCGTTCCACTGA
- a CDS encoding pyruvoyl-dependent arginine decarboxylase, whose protein sequence is MSTIRIVAGTGRGPTAMASYDTALADAGVHNYNLVSVSSMIPAGSDIERHDTAPDLGPVGERLTVVEARATVEARATDGAASVTGSAATDDVEPADATAATAGLGWSVADAGRGIFYEASGADPETVRETVSTGLAAGRDLREWSFDDEAIVIETVDSTADENDSGRFVTAIVLAVYGESEPIL, encoded by the coding sequence ATGAGCACGATCAGAATCGTCGCCGGCACGGGTCGAGGCCCGACGGCGATGGCGTCGTACGACACGGCGCTCGCCGATGCAGGAGTTCACAACTACAACCTCGTGTCTGTCTCCTCGATGATCCCCGCCGGTAGCGATATCGAACGTCACGACACTGCGCCCGATCTCGGCCCGGTGGGCGAGCGTCTCACCGTGGTCGAGGCGCGCGCCACGGTCGAAGCGCGCGCAACCGATGGGGCGGCGAGCGTGACGGGCAGCGCCGCGACCGACGACGTGGAACCGGCGGACGCGACCGCGGCCACTGCCGGACTCGGCTGGTCGGTCGCGGACGCGGGTCGCGGGATCTTCTACGAAGCGTCGGGGGCCGATCCGGAGACCGTCCGCGAGACGGTCTCAACGGGGTTGGCGGCGGGTCGGGACCTCCGCGAGTGGTCGTTCGACGACGAGGCGATCGTGATCGAAACCGTCGACAGTACGGCCGATGAGAACGATTCCGGACGGTTCGTGACGGCGATCGTGCTCGCGGTCTACGGCGAGAGCGAGCCGATCCTGTAG
- a CDS encoding DUF5811 family protein: MNGNTPYAGRPDATAAGQRASADIPELSADERRELRAGLDTVAARTREFLPDEYVVGAQIVAGTNGPEGTIAVQPPVGPAVSAGFTPDAEELVDGIPDEDRDEVAHQLAATAALQVKQAVEDAIAPVAQ; encoded by the coding sequence ATGAACGGAAACACGCCCTACGCGGGCCGGCCGGACGCGACCGCCGCTGGGCAGCGCGCGAGCGCCGATATTCCAGAGCTCTCGGCCGACGAGCGTCGTGAGCTCCGCGCCGGGCTCGATACGGTGGCGGCCCGGACCCGCGAGTTCCTCCCCGACGAGTACGTCGTCGGCGCACAGATCGTCGCCGGCACCAACGGTCCCGAAGGAACGATCGCGGTCCAGCCGCCCGTCGGCCCGGCCGTGAGCGCCGGATTCACTCCGGACGCCGAAGAGCTCGTCGACGGCATCCCCGACGAGGACCGCGACGAGGTCGCCCACCAGCTCGCCGCGACCGCCGCGCTCCAGGTCAAACAGGCCGTCGAGGACGCGATCGCGCCGGTCGCGCAGTAA
- a CDS encoding RDD family protein translates to MAGYPTPPTRDDTSVVGARIGAQIVDQIITAIMFAIMFFGIVGLGGAMGGNAGAVISAIIFLIGSAAIIFYWFLLEGFWDGYTIGKKLFGIKVVEEDGSPCSLSSSVVRNLLYIIDSLFYFLIGFIAMSATDKRQRIGDRLGNTVVVHETPRNNDRPEDASADRTTAP, encoded by the coding sequence ATGGCAGGATATCCAACCCCACCGACACGGGACGACACTAGCGTTGTCGGTGCCAGAATCGGAGCCCAGATAGTCGACCAGATAATCACGGCTATCATGTTTGCAATCATGTTCTTTGGAATAGTCGGACTTGGCGGTGCAATGGGTGGCAATGCAGGGGCCGTAATCAGCGCCATTATATTTTTGATCGGTTCCGCCGCCATCATTTTCTACTGGTTTTTACTGGAGGGGTTCTGGGACGGATACACCATCGGAAAGAAACTGTTTGGCATCAAAGTCGTAGAAGAAGACGGCAGCCCGTGTTCTCTGAGTTCCTCAGTGGTGCGGAATCTACTTTACATAATTGACTCTCTCTTCTACTTTCTCATCGGATTCATTGCAATGTCGGCCACGGACAAGCGACAGCGGATCGGTGACCGTCTTGGCAACACAGTCGTCGTCCACGAAACACCGAGGAATAACGACCGGCCAGAGGACGCTTCAGCAGACCGAACAACGGCTCCGTAG
- the infB gene encoding translation initiation factor IF-2, translated as MSETHTDADAADSTGETLRTPIVAVLGHVDHGKTSLLDRIRGSTVIDGEAGAITQHIGATAVPLETVSEIAGSLVDPTDFDLPGLLFIDTPGHHSFSTLRSRGGALADIAILVIDVNDGFQPQTIEAIDILQRTETPFVVAANKVDTTPGWNPQENTPIQGSYDAQSDRARSTLDERLYDLIGDLSDHDFSADMYWRVQNFANNVGVVPVSAETGEGVPDLLTVLMGLSQRYLKDAMAIDVDGPGAGTVLEVKEQKGFGTAIDVVLYDGTVTADDTIVVGGTGDPIVTDVRALLQPRPLAEIRTEKRFEEVESVTAAAGLKIAAPDLDSAMAGAPVRVLRNRQREDIVEEVEAELAALGVTTEEQGVVVKADTLGSLEAVADALDEAEIPIVRAEVGDVAPRDVTVASTADEERHETVMAFGIDVLDDAADRADVEDVRIFESDVIYRLVEEYEEFIEERERAQQDAILDNIARPARFQLLPDHTFRQNDPAVVGVEVLTGTLKQNSRVVNFEGNQPERLGQVKGIQEQGEDVDQARAGERVSVAIDGPTVGRQIEEGDELWSEIPEKHAKVLEQELTDDIPADELEALHIYLDKHRQRDPFWGK; from the coding sequence ATGTCTGAGACACACACGGACGCCGACGCGGCCGATTCTACTGGTGAGACGCTTCGAACACCGATCGTCGCCGTGCTCGGTCACGTCGACCACGGCAAGACCAGCCTGCTCGATCGGATCCGGGGCTCGACGGTGATCGATGGCGAGGCGGGCGCGATCACCCAGCACATCGGCGCGACCGCCGTCCCGCTCGAAACCGTCTCCGAGATCGCGGGCTCGCTGGTCGATCCGACCGACTTCGACCTTCCCGGCCTGCTGTTCATCGACACGCCGGGCCACCACTCCTTCTCGACGCTGCGCTCTCGGGGTGGGGCGCTCGCGGATATCGCGATCCTCGTGATCGACGTCAACGACGGGTTCCAGCCCCAGACCATCGAGGCGATCGACATCCTCCAGCGGACCGAGACGCCGTTCGTCGTGGCGGCGAACAAGGTCGACACGACGCCGGGTTGGAACCCACAGGAGAACACCCCGATCCAGGGGAGCTACGACGCCCAGTCCGACCGTGCGCGCTCGACGCTCGACGAACGCCTCTACGACCTCATCGGCGACCTCTCCGATCACGACTTCTCGGCGGACATGTACTGGCGCGTCCAGAACTTCGCCAACAACGTCGGCGTCGTTCCCGTCAGCGCCGAAACCGGCGAGGGCGTCCCCGACCTTCTCACCGTGCTGATGGGTCTCTCCCAGCGCTATCTCAAGGACGCGATGGCGATCGATGTCGACGGGCCGGGCGCAGGCACAGTGTTGGAGGTCAAAGAGCAGAAAGGGTTTGGGACGGCGATCGACGTGGTGCTCTACGACGGCACGGTGACGGCGGACGACACGATCGTGGTCGGCGGGACGGGCGATCCGATCGTGACCGACGTGCGCGCGCTGCTCCAGCCCCGGCCGCTCGCCGAGATCCGCACCGAAAAGCGATTCGAGGAGGTCGAGTCGGTGACCGCGGCGGCGGGGCTGAAGATCGCCGCACCCGATCTCGATAGCGCGATGGCGGGCGCGCCGGTCCGGGTGCTCAGGAACCGCCAGCGCGAGGACATCGTGGAGGAAGTCGAGGCCGAACTCGCCGCGCTCGGTGTCACCACCGAGGAGCAGGGCGTCGTGGTCAAGGCCGACACGCTCGGCAGCTTGGAAGCAGTTGCGGACGCGCTCGACGAGGCTGAAATCCCGATCGTGCGCGCGGAGGTCGGCGACGTCGCGCCGCGCGATGTCACGGTGGCGAGCACCGCCGACGAGGAACGCCACGAGACCGTGATGGCCTTCGGGATCGATGTGCTCGACGATGCCGCCGACCGGGCCGATGTCGAGGATGTCCGGATCTTCGAAAGCGACGTGATCTATCGGTTGGTCGAGGAGTACGAGGAGTTCATCGAGGAGCGCGAGCGCGCCCAGCAGGACGCGATCCTCGACAACATCGCCCGCCCCGCCCGATTCCAGCTCCTTCCGGATCACACCTTCCGCCAGAACGATCCCGCTGTGGTCGGCGTCGAAGTCCTGACGGGCACGCTGAAGCAGAACTCGCGGGTGGTGAACTTCGAGGGCAACCAGCCCGAGCGCCTCGGCCAGGTCAAGGGGATCCAAGAGCAGGGTGAGGACGTCGATCAGGCCCGCGCGGGAGAGCGCGTCAGCGTCGCCATCGACGGCCCCACGGTGGGTCGCCAGATCGAGGAGGGCGACGAGCTGTGGTCGGAGATCCCCGAGAAACACGCGAAAGTGCTCGAACAGGAGCTCACCGACGACATTCCGGCCGACGAGCTCGAAGCGCTGCACATCTATCTCGACAAACACCGCCAGCGCGACCCCTTCTGGGGGAAGTAG
- a CDS encoding PRC-barrel domain-containing protein produces the protein MPDVLARSLLDKAVMGSDGTELGTLSTVTLDSETGQLHDLVITPRNEAEGQIDLERDDEGRYTVPIGSVQAVKDHIVVGR, from the coding sequence ATGCCGGACGTACTCGCACGGAGCCTGCTCGACAAGGCCGTCATGGGCTCGGATGGAACCGAACTCGGCACGCTCTCGACCGTAACGCTCGACTCCGAGACGGGACAGCTCCACGACCTCGTCATCACGCCCCGAAACGAGGCCGAGGGGCAGATCGACCTCGAACGCGACGACGAGGGCCGGTACACGGTCCCGATCGGCAGCGTCCAGGCGGTCAAAGACCACATCGTCGTCGGTCGGTGA
- a CDS encoding NOB1 family endonuclease has protein sequence MELLDASAFIHEYDADGDIATIPAVEAELDGESAYRFDALEGGGMYIHVPEEAVVERVERTARESGDAAELSTTDVRLLAAAFELDARLVTDDYAMQNVAKRLDVRIELIAREGITEERDWEFQCAGCGREFDENKDRCPICGSDLARKNPS, from the coding sequence ATGGAACTCTTAGACGCCTCGGCGTTCATCCACGAGTACGACGCCGACGGAGACATCGCGACGATCCCCGCGGTCGAAGCCGAACTCGACGGCGAGAGCGCCTACCGCTTCGACGCGCTCGAAGGCGGCGGAATGTACATCCACGTCCCCGAGGAGGCGGTCGTCGAACGGGTCGAACGCACCGCCCGCGAGAGCGGCGACGCGGCGGAGCTCTCGACCACCGACGTCCGACTCCTCGCGGCCGCATTCGAACTCGATGCACGACTCGTGACCGACGACTACGCGATGCAGAACGTCGCCAAGCGCCTCGACGTGCGGATCGAACTCATCGCGCGCGAGGGGATCACCGAGGAACGCGACTGGGAGTTCCAGTGTGCGGGCTGTGGCCGCGAGTTCGACGAGAACAAGGATCGGTGTCCGATCTGCGGCAGCGATCTCGCCCGGAAGAACCCCTCGTAG
- a CDS encoding CPBP family intramembrane glutamic endopeptidase encodes MASDHRESAGVDGQSALLDLLSAVTVIALAVLLGSVAASLASTVLIETGIAGFDTTLNYIVRSIAQFVGFGIAVAAYLTLADAWSVLRARAIDLRGVGWIVAGVVTLLTLSTGVSAVLSQFGIVPATNQVIAMGRENPVVFLYMIPVTLLFVAPFEELVFRGAAQGLLRRAFGPAVAVGIASALFGAVHLIALIGGGTGQLAYVVVAALLGVVLGGIYERTQNLLVPIVVHGLYNATLFAIQWVDATGSAPALL; translated from the coding sequence ATGGCGTCGGATCACCGCGAATCTGCGGGTGTCGATGGACAAAGCGCGCTCCTCGATCTTCTGTCGGCGGTCACCGTCATCGCGCTCGCCGTTCTCCTCGGGAGCGTCGCCGCGTCGCTTGCGTCCACCGTGCTCATCGAGACGGGGATCGCCGGGTTCGATACCACGCTCAACTACATCGTCCGCTCGATCGCTCAGTTCGTCGGCTTCGGGATCGCGGTCGCCGCGTATCTCACACTCGCCGACGCGTGGTCGGTGCTGCGGGCGCGTGCGATCGATCTCCGGGGCGTCGGCTGGATCGTCGCCGGTGTCGTCACTCTCTTGACTCTCTCGACCGGCGTCAGTGCCGTCCTCTCGCAGTTCGGGATCGTGCCCGCCACGAACCAGGTCATCGCGATGGGCCGCGAGAACCCGGTCGTGTTCCTCTACATGATCCCGGTCACGTTGCTGTTCGTCGCGCCCTTCGAGGAGCTCGTCTTCCGGGGGGCCGCCCAGGGGCTGCTCCGGCGGGCGTTCGGCCCGGCGGTCGCGGTCGGGATCGCGAGCGCGCTGTTCGGGGCGGTCCACCTGATCGCACTCATCGGCGGCGGCACCGGACAGCTGGCGTACGTCGTCGTCGCGGCGCTGCTCGGCGTGGTTCTCGGCGGGATCTACGAACGCACACAGAACCTCCTCGTGCCGATCGTCGTCCACGGGCTCTACAACGCTACCCTGTTCGCGATCCAGTGGGTGGATGCGACCGGGAGCGCGCCCGCGCTGCTGTAG